In Ruminococcaceae bacterium BL-4, one DNA window encodes the following:
- a CDS encoding Peptidyl-prolyl cis-trans isomerase — protein MRLVKSIPILLSLMIGFSMTSCGSSSGNSSEVSSQPSSEAASEKTQSMASQDSSTSSLQLGDQLQLPQKEEQIAVLQTNYGTIKIRLFPREAPKTVENFVGLIQKGYYNGLTFHRVMKDFMIQGGDPKGNGTGGESLWGGTFEDEFSANLVNLRGSLAMANSGANTNGSQFFINQAGPVNSSMWSQYENLYSQLKTYDQSKWPQIAATEKYTILNTDSLTDTYKKLYEKQGGNPFLDGAYNAFTPKRGHTVFGQVFEGMDVVDAIAQVEVDSNTNKPKTDVVIQKATVEQYEG, from the coding sequence ATGCGACTTGTTAAATCCATTCCAATTCTTTTATCTTTAATGATCGGTTTTTCTATGACCAGCTGTGGTTCTTCATCTGGAAATTCTTCTGAGGTATCTTCACAGCCTTCTTCAGAAGCAGCATCTGAAAAGACGCAGTCAATGGCAAGCCAGGACTCGTCAACTAGCAGTCTGCAGCTTGGAGATCAGTTGCAGCTTCCTCAAAAAGAGGAGCAGATCGCGGTTCTGCAAACAAATTATGGAACCATAAAAATTCGGTTGTTTCCTCGGGAAGCTCCAAAAACGGTTGAAAATTTTGTAGGACTAATTCAAAAAGGATATTATAACGGACTTACTTTTCACCGTGTCATGAAGGACTTTATGATTCAGGGAGGAGACCCAAAAGGAAACGGTACCGGAGGGGAAAGTCTCTGGGGCGGAACTTTTGAAGATGAGTTTAGTGCAAACCTTGTTAACTTGCGCGGCAGCCTAGCGATGGCCAATAGTGGGGCCAATACAAACGGAAGCCAATTTTTCATCAATCAGGCAGGCCCTGTAAATTCCAGTATGTGGAGCCAATACGAGAACCTTTACAGCCAACTGAAAACGTATGATCAATCTAAATGGCCGCAGATTGCAGCGACAGAGAAGTATACCATTTTAAATACGGATTCTTTAACCGACACTTATAAAAAACTTTATGAGAAACAGGGCGGAAATCCTTTTTTGGACGGCGCTTATAATGCTTTTACCCCAAAACGTGGGCATACTGTTTTTGGACAGGTATTTGAGGGAATGGATGTCGTAGATGCAATTGCGCAGGTAGAAGTAGATAGTAACACAAATAAGCCAAAGACAGATGTTGTGATTCAAAAAGCCACTGTAGAACAATATGAGGGATAA
- the tepA gene encoding protein export-enhancing protease (spore outgrowth) (Evidence 2a : Function from experimental evidences in other organisms; PubMedId : 10455123, 15189290, 23927687; Product type e : enzyme) has product MKNKRPYALMDTDSPEKEEDEERRDEISESGSVTAGKPGHRIHCLTIIGQIEGHFILGSQNKTTKYEHVIPQLVAIEEAPDIDGLLIILNTVGGDVEAGLALAELVSGMKKPTVSLVLGGGHSIGVPLAVAAKHSFIAPSATMTIHPVRMNGTLLGVPQTLEYFQRMQERITHFVVENSKITEKRFMELSMNTEELVMDVGTILDGPDAVREGLIDSLGNLSDALDCLYGMIDKRRKKTVRPRNKEKK; this is encoded by the coding sequence TTGAAAAATAAACGGCCTTATGCGTTAATGGATACGGATTCTCCAGAAAAAGAAGAAGATGAAGAGCGTCGGGACGAAATCAGCGAAAGCGGAAGTGTTACGGCGGGAAAACCGGGGCATCGAATTCATTGCCTGACCATTATTGGTCAGATTGAAGGACATTTTATCTTAGGAAGTCAAAATAAAACCACAAAATACGAGCATGTGATTCCGCAGTTGGTCGCAATCGAGGAAGCACCGGATATAGATGGACTGCTCATTATTCTCAATACGGTTGGCGGAGATGTGGAGGCCGGGCTTGCACTAGCTGAATTGGTTTCTGGAATGAAAAAGCCAACAGTCAGTTTGGTACTTGGTGGGGGACATTCAATCGGGGTTCCTTTAGCAGTCGCTGCAAAGCATAGCTTTATTGCACCAAGCGCTACCATGACCATTCATCCGGTTCGGATGAATGGCACATTGCTCGGAGTACCGCAGACATTGGAATATTTTCAGCGTATGCAGGAGAGAATTACACATTTTGTGGTGGAAAACAGCAAAATTACTGAAAAGCGTTTTATGGAACTCTCTATGAACACAGAAGAACTGGTTATGGACGTAGGGACTATTTTAGACGGCCCCGATGCGGTGCGAGAGGGACTGATTGATTCTCTTGGAAACTTATCGGACGCATTGGACTGCCTTTATGGAATGATCGACAAAAGACGAAAGAAAACAGTTAGACCAAGAAATAAAGAAAAAAAATAA
- the spoIIIE gene encoding spore DNA directional translocase (motor ATPase) (Evidence 2a : Function from experimental evidences in other organisms; PubMedId : 11062134, 11778051, 12618465, 16430687, 17139259, 17322320, 18160039, 24297254, 24769697, 26452092; Product type cp : cell process): protein MSQKKTTKRSATSGTKRSSAPRSRKPVSKGRTKRSAPASEPVRRRNKQAAAVVLFSIAVLLGCMIILPGAFFWNWIHNALGGLFGNCAILWPALFLYIAIVTSMDREDVRLSGRVWLIVIIITLFCSAVYSFGSHSGAATVKEFGSQLTTLYHMGVDGQGAGLFSGLLGIPVCAALDYIGARIFFVLAIFVGLMLLTGTTLIKFIRTLTKPVEKAAEAVNTARENRQGEIVRSTDIDVPLDDGMPQHPVRSKAVKPSEVPEASKNDKLERLKEAVSTSVFGQDKKPEIPDSKTGSEGIPVQMMLETPAHADGSAEAAQNFIKRKRKLDQEQKALETAVNGTTAPMDISVHPTEDSEGYHVPPISMLNVTKEPDQQNVTNELQQNGQKLISVLKSFGVSAKIVDISRGPCVTRYELQPAAGVKISKITNLADDIAMNLAASGVRIEAPIPGKAAVGIEVPNKQKSIVRMRDLVESNAFVSAKSFLTVCLGRNIAGEVTVTDLAKMPHLLIAGTTGSGKSVCLNSFIISLLYKSTPEEVRFLMIDPKVVELSIYNGIPQLLVPVVTDPRKAAGALGWAVTEMLKRYKIFAEYNVRDLKAYNALAKSCNYQTEDGLPMEHMPQIVIFIEELADLMMAAPNEVEDSICRLAQMARAAGMHLVIATQRPSVDVVTGLIKANIPSRIALSVSSQVDSRTIIDIGGAEKLLGNGDMLFSPVGTQKPIRVQGAFVSDSEIESIVEYIKKSGEGEYDQKIADEIEKNAVAEKGNNSTTESHSDQDPMMEDAIKCVVEAGQASTSLLQRRLRLGYARAGRLIDNMEQMGVVGPHEGSKPRKVLITYQQWLERSMQKGDAPEQNPEEASSKEKL from the coding sequence GTGTCTCAGAAGAAAACAACAAAAAGGTCGGCAACTTCCGGCACTAAAAGATCCTCTGCACCGAGGAGCAGAAAACCTGTTTCTAAAGGGAGGACAAAACGGTCTGCACCGGCTTCAGAACCGGTACGGCGCCGCAATAAACAAGCGGCTGCAGTGGTCTTGTTTTCGATTGCAGTTTTGCTGGGCTGCATGATTATTTTGCCCGGTGCCTTTTTCTGGAACTGGATTCATAATGCTCTCGGCGGACTTTTTGGGAACTGCGCGATTCTTTGGCCTGCATTGTTTCTTTATATTGCAATCGTAACTTCCATGGATCGGGAAGATGTCCGTTTAAGCGGCAGAGTGTGGCTGATAGTCATTATTATCACTCTGTTTTGTTCGGCAGTCTATTCTTTTGGCAGTCACAGCGGGGCTGCTACTGTAAAAGAATTTGGCAGTCAGCTGACAACACTTTACCATATGGGAGTTGATGGGCAGGGTGCAGGCTTATTTAGTGGCCTTCTGGGAATTCCTGTCTGTGCAGCGCTTGATTATATCGGTGCGCGTATTTTCTTTGTTCTGGCTATTTTTGTGGGATTGATGCTGCTTACAGGCACCACATTGATTAAATTCATTCGGACCCTTACAAAGCCGGTGGAGAAAGCTGCGGAAGCAGTCAATACGGCTCGGGAAAATCGGCAGGGAGAGATTGTCCGCAGTACTGATATTGATGTGCCGCTGGATGATGGAATGCCGCAGCATCCCGTTCGCTCCAAGGCAGTGAAGCCTTCTGAGGTTCCAGAAGCCTCTAAAAATGATAAATTGGAGCGGCTCAAAGAAGCAGTCAGTACTTCTGTTTTTGGACAAGATAAAAAACCTGAGATTCCGGATTCAAAAACGGGATCTGAGGGAATCCCAGTACAAATGATGCTGGAAACACCGGCTCATGCAGATGGCAGTGCAGAAGCAGCACAGAATTTTATAAAACGTAAGCGAAAGCTCGATCAGGAGCAAAAGGCGTTGGAAACTGCAGTCAATGGGACCACTGCGCCGATGGATATTTCTGTTCATCCAACAGAAGATTCGGAAGGGTATCATGTTCCTCCGATTTCTATGCTGAATGTAACAAAAGAGCCTGATCAGCAGAATGTGACAAATGAACTTCAACAGAATGGGCAGAAACTGATTTCTGTTCTCAAAAGCTTCGGCGTTTCGGCAAAAATTGTGGATATCAGCAGAGGCCCTTGTGTTACTCGATATGAACTGCAGCCGGCAGCCGGAGTTAAGATCAGTAAAATTACAAATCTTGCGGATGATATTGCGATGAATCTGGCAGCTTCAGGTGTTCGTATTGAAGCACCGATTCCTGGGAAAGCTGCTGTTGGAATTGAGGTGCCAAATAAGCAGAAGTCGATTGTGCGGATGCGCGATCTGGTCGAGTCAAATGCTTTTGTTTCGGCAAAGAGCTTTTTGACAGTCTGTCTGGGAAGAAATATTGCAGGTGAAGTTACTGTGACGGATCTTGCAAAGATGCCGCATCTTCTGATTGCCGGCACCACTGGATCCGGTAAATCAGTTTGCCTCAATTCTTTTATTATCAGTCTGCTTTATAAATCCACGCCGGAAGAAGTCCGCTTTTTAATGATCGACCCAAAAGTTGTGGAACTTTCTATTTATAATGGAATCCCGCAGCTGCTTGTCCCGGTCGTGACCGATCCCCGTAAAGCGGCAGGTGCTTTGGGTTGGGCGGTAACGGAAATGCTCAAGCGCTATAAGATTTTTGCCGAATATAATGTGCGTGACTTAAAAGCCTATAATGCACTTGCAAAATCCTGCAATTATCAGACGGAAGATGGCCTTCCGATGGAACACATGCCTCAAATCGTCATCTTTATCGAGGAGTTGGCGGATTTAATGATGGCTGCTCCAAATGAAGTGGAAGACAGTATCTGCCGTTTGGCGCAGATGGCGCGTGCTGCTGGAATGCATCTGGTGATTGCAACACAGCGTCCGAGTGTAGATGTGGTTACCGGTTTAATCAAAGCAAATATTCCGAGTAGAATTGCACTCTCCGTTTCCAGTCAGGTGGATTCCCGTACGATTATTGATATCGGCGGTGCTGAGAAGCTTTTGGGAAACGGCGATATGCTCTTTTCTCCCGTTGGCACACAAAAGCCGATTCGAGTGCAGGGCGCATTTGTCAGTGACAGTGAAATCGAGAGTATTGTAGAATACATTAAAAAGAGCGGCGAAGGCGAATATGACCAAAAAATCGCCGATGAAATCGAAAAAAATGCTGTTGCTGAAAAAGGCAATAATTCTACAACGGAATCGCATAGTGATCAGGATCCTATGATGGAAGATGCAATCAAATGTGTTGTAGAGGCAGGACAAGCCAGTACTAGCCTTTTACAGCGGCGCCTGCGGCTCGGCTATGCAAGAGCGGGACGCTTGATTGACAATATGGAACAGATGGGGGTTGTTGGCCCGCATGAGGGCTCTAAACCGCGTAAGGTGCTGATTACTTATCAGCAGTGGTTGGAACGCAGTATGCAGAAGGGGGACGCTCCGGAACAAAATCCGGAAGAAGCTTCCTCTAAAGAAAAGTTATAA
- the lemA gene encoding Protein LemA — MYWIIIGVIILILIFWFAGTYNRLVKLNVRVDNGWSQVDVQLKKRFDLIPNLVETVKGYATHEKGTLEEVVKWRAAAGSAKNPQELMDANNQLSHAIVNLFATAEQYPDLKANQNFLSLQKQLEDIESKIAISRQFYNDTVMRYNEFTIQFPSNLIASIFHFHARPYYEVSDEEREAPQVKF, encoded by the coding sequence ATGTATTGGATTATTATTGGTGTTATCATTCTGATCCTGATTTTTTGGTTCGCAGGAACATATAACCGCCTCGTAAAATTAAATGTCCGAGTAGACAATGGCTGGAGTCAGGTCGATGTTCAACTAAAAAAGCGCTTTGACCTGATCCCAAATTTGGTAGAAACCGTAAAAGGCTATGCCACTCACGAAAAAGGAACTTTGGAAGAAGTTGTAAAATGGCGTGCCGCTGCCGGCAGTGCCAAAAACCCGCAGGAACTGATGGATGCAAATAATCAGCTTTCTCATGCGATTGTTAATTTGTTTGCTACGGCAGAACAATATCCGGATCTCAAAGCAAATCAAAACTTTCTTTCTCTTCAAAAACAGCTCGAGGATATTGAAAGCAAGATTGCTATTTCCCGTCAATTTTATAATGATACTGTCATGCGCTATAATGAATTCACCATACAATTCCCCAGCAATTTGATTGCTTCTATCTTCCATTTCCATGCACGGCCGTATTACGAAGTTTCAGACGAAGAGCGCGAAGCACCGCAGGTGAAATTTTAA
- a CDS encoding conserved membrane protein of unknown function (Evidence 4 : Unknown function but conserved in other organisms), with protein sequence MKMKRKFSKISLMSFLLFSLVCSVFWGSTISASASSSGSQTVTQMTINAQAQSNGDLLVSETWALHVTERSKAYSNFYRTFDMTGSNGISADSITLNSVFDEDSGIEYKNIGDINPENVTGPQNSCYLHKSGNEIEIGWFAPKFISGNRTFTFSYTIHNVMNVYQDVGEIFDTFVPDKFSFPITKLTGTIRLPQAVSDPNTQVRAWLHSTASGSWKVLPDGTGITFSLENIPKETMVAVRMLASAALFSESPKQINEAKGSEIAAEEQALVDKAIAHQETQKRLGYIDAIGGILFLVLAIFLTIYIRKKYFKPYQLNSPEYYREIPKEASPGGIAKLFYYYDGGVDLTQEQKGRVYSATLLSLARKGYVNLIPDQNEKEFRISITDDKAHEDLTQSEAIFQQLFSNVAEHYNGSFSMRDFKQYAKKQYVSVDSLISRFWVTAEREHTEAGWYEKRPKAVKAFIAVASMVAVLGIVFFVALLAIANLTMIYLPLGMLIGGIILAVSCSSKKPRLTKTGQTEWDQWHGLKKYMLDFSNLKEYEVPQLALWEEYLVYATMMGISKKVAKQLKMVYPQLNTVDYQSGYWMYTYFWYGNFYHYNYDFGEQFSSSMNQITQAATRLAHPPISSSTGSGFGGGSSFGGFGGGGFGGGGGGCR encoded by the coding sequence ATGAAAATGAAAAGAAAATTTTCAAAAATTTCTCTTATGAGTTTTTTACTTTTTAGTTTAGTTTGCTCTGTGTTTTGGGGCAGCACTATTTCCGCTTCTGCAAGCAGCAGTGGCAGCCAAACCGTTACGCAGATGACGATTAATGCACAGGCACAATCAAATGGAGACCTTCTGGTCTCAGAAACATGGGCTCTCCATGTAACAGAGCGCAGCAAAGCGTACTCTAATTTTTACCGGACATTCGATATGACCGGCAGCAATGGCATTTCTGCTGATTCGATTACGCTAAACAGTGTATTTGATGAAGATAGCGGAATCGAATACAAAAACATTGGTGACATTAATCCTGAAAATGTAACAGGGCCGCAAAACTCCTGCTATCTGCACAAATCCGGGAATGAGATTGAAATCGGTTGGTTCGCTCCAAAATTCATTTCTGGTAACCGTACCTTCACATTTTCTTATACGATTCACAATGTCATGAACGTTTATCAGGATGTTGGAGAAATTTTTGACACGTTTGTACCGGATAAGTTTTCGTTTCCAATCACTAAACTGACCGGAACCATTCGGCTTCCTCAGGCAGTTTCTGATCCAAATACCCAGGTCCGCGCATGGCTTCACAGCACTGCCTCCGGTTCTTGGAAAGTCCTTCCGGACGGCACCGGAATCACATTTTCTCTGGAAAATATTCCAAAAGAAACGATGGTCGCCGTACGAATGCTTGCATCTGCAGCCCTGTTTTCAGAATCGCCAAAACAAATAAATGAGGCAAAAGGATCTGAAATTGCAGCAGAGGAACAAGCTTTAGTTGACAAAGCAATTGCCCATCAAGAGACGCAAAAGCGGCTCGGATATATTGACGCGATTGGTGGTATTTTGTTTTTAGTACTGGCAATCTTTTTGACGATTTATATTCGTAAAAAATACTTTAAGCCTTATCAACTCAATTCTCCGGAATATTACCGAGAGATTCCAAAAGAAGCTTCTCCTGGTGGAATTGCCAAGCTGTTCTACTATTATGACGGTGGTGTAGATCTGACACAGGAGCAAAAAGGCAGAGTTTACAGTGCTACTCTCCTGAGTCTTGCACGTAAAGGTTATGTTAACCTTATTCCGGATCAAAACGAGAAGGAATTTCGTATTTCAATTACGGACGATAAAGCTCACGAAGACCTAACCCAAAGCGAAGCTATTTTTCAACAATTATTTAGCAATGTGGCAGAGCATTATAATGGTTCTTTTTCCATGAGGGACTTTAAACAGTATGCTAAAAAGCAATATGTCTCTGTTGATTCTTTGATTTCTAGATTTTGGGTAACAGCAGAGCGCGAACACACTGAAGCTGGTTGGTATGAGAAACGGCCAAAAGCGGTCAAAGCTTTTATAGCGGTCGCCTCTATGGTTGCTGTCTTGGGCATTGTTTTCTTTGTAGCTCTTTTGGCTATTGCCAATTTGACGATGATCTATCTCCCGCTGGGCATGCTGATTGGCGGAATCATTCTCGCTGTCAGTTGCTCCTCTAAAAAGCCGAGGCTTACCAAAACAGGCCAAACAGAATGGGATCAATGGCATGGACTTAAAAAATACATGCTTGATTTTTCGAATCTCAAGGAATATGAAGTTCCGCAGTTGGCACTTTGGGAAGAATATCTTGTTTATGCCACTATGATGGGAATTTCTAAAAAAGTGGCAAAACAACTCAAAATGGTTTATCCTCAGCTCAATACGGTTGATTATCAAAGTGGATATTGGATGTACACCTATTTCTGGTATGGAAATTTCTATCATTACAATTACGATTTTGGAGAACAGTTCTCCAGTTCGATGAATCAAATCACACAGGCTGCAACCCGTCTTGCACATCCCCCTATCAGTTCTTCTACCGGCTCTGGTTTTGGCGGCGGAAGTTCCTTTGGTGGTTTTGGCGGCGGCGGTTTTGGCGGCGGTGGCGGCGGCTGCCGATAA
- the rex gene encoding Redox-sensing transcriptional repressor Rex, with amino-acid sequence MSKRENVSMSVIRRLPRYYRFLRQLQKEGATRISSTELSKRLGLTASQIRQDLNCFGGFGQQGYGYMVDQLCSEIRQILGLDHCYKAVLFGAGNLGRAIASHMSFEAMGFQLIGIFDNDPLKTGKIADGLPIRMTETFESFYQKEHPDVAVLCIPRGSAQKNVDYLYKVGIRNFWNFSHYDIAMRYPDVVVENVHLNDSLMTLCYRMSN; translated from the coding sequence ATGTCGAAACGTGAAAATGTATCAATGTCGGTGATCCGGCGCCTGCCGCGCTATTACCGTTTTCTGCGCCAACTGCAGAAAGAGGGCGCTACCCGGATTTCTTCGACGGAATTATCAAAACGTCTGGGACTTACTGCCAGTCAGATTCGTCAGGATCTTAACTGCTTCGGTGGATTTGGCCAACAGGGTTATGGATATATGGTAGATCAGCTTTGCTCTGAAATTCGCCAGATTTTAGGTCTTGACCACTGCTATAAAGCAGTCCTCTTTGGTGCTGGGAATCTTGGCAGAGCCATCGCCAGTCATATGTCTTTTGAGGCGATGGGATTTCAGCTGATCGGGATTTTTGACAATGATCCTCTGAAAACTGGAAAAATTGCCGACGGCCTTCCCATTCGCATGACGGAAACTTTTGAAAGTTTTTATCAAAAAGAACACCCCGATGTAGCCGTACTCTGTATTCCCCGTGGTTCTGCCCAGAAAAACGTCGACTATCTTTACAAAGTTGGAATCCGCAATTTTTGGAACTTCAGCCATTACGATATTGCAATGCGCTATCCAGATGTTGTGGTAGAAAATGTCCATTTAAACGACAGTCTCATGACCCTTTGCTATCGAATGTCCAACTAA
- a CDS encoding protein of unknown function (Evidence 5 : Unknown function), which translates to MQPSKTAIENKTTAAACLLRRRTGSEAGADRFVLPLETGFLLLGAEDLLVPEVADLFVVFF; encoded by the coding sequence ATGCAGCCCAGCAAAACTGCAATCGAAAACAAGACCACTGCAGCCGCTTGTTTATTGCGGCGCCGTACCGGTTCTGAAGCCGGTGCAGACCGTTTTGTCCTCCCTTTAGAAACAGGTTTTCTGCTCCTCGGTGCAGAGGATCTTTTAGTGCCGGAAGTTGCCGACCTTTTTGTTGTTTTCTTCTGA
- a CDS encoding protein of unknown function (Evidence 5 : Unknown function), whose product MEEHYLSFCPTMRISILGNNYRLKNQNHKDEKLNGKIKKSI is encoded by the coding sequence TTGGAGGAACACTACTTGTCATTTTGCCCAACTATGAGAATTTCTATTTTAGGGAATAATTATCGTTTAAAAAATCAAAATCACAAAGATGAAAAACTAAACGGCAAAATTAAAAAAAGCATCTAA
- the uppP gene encoding Undecaprenyl-diphosphatase, translating to MSILQAIILGIVQGATEFLPVSSSGHLSLAQHMMGLSMPGLFFDVMLHLGTLIAVIFVYRNLILRLLRELVRVVQDLVHREFRWRQMSPDRRLLMMLIIGLLPLFLLFLPVPGTGHSIKDYADILSGDSDILVEGFSFLGTSVLLYFGIQMNRKVRPMMRDGRTLPGGRRQYNPVDALCVGVGQVFAAVFPGLSRSGTTLSVGLMRGINKQSALDYSFVMGIPAILAAVVLETKDAVAQGTGGIGFGVVICGLLSAMIVGFLAIKLLKWIVSSNKLAIFVVYTGILGVLTIIIGIIEHVTGFNLFSHMPL from the coding sequence ATGAGTATTCTGCAGGCAATTATTTTAGGAATTGTTCAAGGTGCAACAGAGTTTTTGCCGGTTTCCAGCAGCGGGCATCTTTCTTTGGCACAACATATGATGGGCCTTTCAATGCCGGGGCTTTTCTTCGATGTTATGCTGCATTTAGGCACATTGATTGCAGTGATATTTGTTTATCGAAATTTGATTCTTCGACTTTTGCGGGAATTGGTCAGAGTGGTGCAGGATCTGGTACATAGAGAGTTTCGTTGGAGACAGATGAGCCCTGACCGCCGTTTGCTGATGATGTTGATCATTGGTCTTTTGCCGTTATTCCTCTTGTTCCTGCCGGTTCCTGGAACGGGTCATTCTATTAAAGATTATGCGGATATATTATCCGGAGACAGCGATATTTTGGTTGAAGGATTTTCCTTCCTTGGTACCAGCGTACTTCTGTACTTTGGAATACAGATGAATCGAAAGGTTCGTCCGATGATGAGAGATGGAAGAACGCTCCCCGGGGGACGCAGACAGTATAATCCCGTAGATGCGCTCTGTGTTGGCGTAGGTCAGGTATTTGCAGCAGTGTTTCCTGGCCTTTCCCGTTCTGGGACGACGCTGAGCGTTGGCCTCATGCGCGGTATTAATAAACAGTCTGCTTTGGATTACTCATTCGTTATGGGAATTCCCGCTATTTTAGCAGCGGTTGTTTTAGAGACAAAAGATGCAGTTGCTCAGGGAACAGGCGGTATTGGATTTGGTGTGGTAATTTGTGGATTACTTTCGGCAATGATCGTCGGATTTCTTGCGATTAAATTGCTCAAGTGGATTGTTTCTTCCAACAAGTTAGCCATTTTTGTCGTTTATACCGGGATCCTCGGTGTCTTAACGATTATTATTGGAATTATTGAGCATGTGACTGGATTCAATCTCTTTTCTCATATGCCGCTTTAA
- the pyrG gene encoding CTP synthetase (Evidence 2a : Function from experimental evidences in other organisms; PubMedId : 11544212, 15252202, 17158658, 17302819, 30251661; Product type e : enzyme): protein MAAKFIFVTGGVVSGLGKGITAASLGRLLKARGLRVTMQKFDPYLNVDPGTMNPFQHGEVFVTDDGAETDLDLGHYERFIDENLSQNSNVTSGRVYWNVIQNERNGDYGGGTVQVIPHITNEIKARISAGKENVDVAIIEVGGTVGDIESQPFLEAIRQFATEVGRQNCLFIHVTLVPYLACSDEHKSKPTQHSVKELLSIGIQPDIIVLRSDRKIEQEVKDKIALFCNVQKECVIENLDLPSLYQVPLALHEEKLDDIVCKRFSLDTHGPELADWISMVDTVTSLKESVNIALVGKYVGLHDAYLSVAESLAHGGFGNKVKVNINWIDSETITEENVAQVLKSMDGLLIPGGFGQRGIEGMIIAIQYARENKVPFLGICLGMQLAIIEYARHVMGLSDANSAEFDPQSTNHVIDLMPEQKDVVQLGGTMRLGKYPCKLLPGTMASELYDGQSLISERHRHRYEVNNDYREDMEKHGMILCGRSPDNHIVEMMELPRDQHPYYIGAQFHPEFKSRPNRPHPLFQGLIKAAKEHHRAAKK, encoded by the coding sequence ATGGCTGCAAAATTCATTTTTGTCACTGGCGGTGTGGTGTCCGGGTTGGGAAAAGGCATCACGGCGGCGTCTTTAGGGCGCCTGTTAAAGGCACGAGGTCTGCGGGTTACGATGCAGAAATTCGATCCTTATCTCAATGTCGATCCCGGGACGATGAATCCTTTTCAGCATGGAGAAGTCTTTGTAACGGATGACGGCGCTGAAACTGACTTGGATTTGGGACATTATGAACGTTTTATCGATGAAAATCTGAGCCAGAACAGCAATGTGACTTCCGGACGGGTTTATTGGAATGTAATCCAGAATGAACGAAACGGTGATTACGGCGGCGGCACAGTTCAGGTGATCCCGCATATCACTAATGAAATTAAGGCGAGAATTTCAGCCGGCAAAGAAAATGTAGATGTTGCGATTATCGAAGTCGGCGGTACGGTTGGCGATATTGAAAGTCAGCCTTTTTTGGAGGCAATTCGTCAATTTGCAACGGAAGTAGGCCGTCAGAACTGCCTGTTTATTCATGTTACGCTGGTGCCATATCTTGCCTGTTCGGACGAGCATAAGTCCAAACCGACCCAGCACAGTGTAAAAGAGCTTCTGTCGATCGGAATTCAGCCGGATATTATTGTTCTGCGTTCTGACCGCAAAATTGAGCAGGAAGTCAAAGATAAGATTGCTCTGTTCTGCAATGTGCAGAAAGAATGCGTGATCGAGAATTTGGATCTTCCAAGCCTTTATCAGGTGCCGCTGGCGCTCCATGAAGAAAAGCTGGACGATATTGTCTGCAAACGCTTTAGCTTAGATACTCATGGACCGGAACTGGCCGATTGGATTTCCATGGTTGATACGGTGACGTCTCTTAAAGAGAGTGTTAATATTGCACTGGTAGGCAAATATGTAGGACTGCATGATGCTTATTTGAGTGTGGCCGAATCGTTGGCACACGGCGGCTTCGGAAATAAAGTAAAGGTCAATATTAATTGGATCGATTCTGAGACCATTACAGAGGAGAACGTTGCACAGGTATTAAAGAGTATGGATGGACTTTTAATTCCCGGTGGCTTCGGACAGCGCGGAATTGAGGGTATGATTATTGCAATTCAATATGCGCGTGAGAATAAAGTGCCGTTCCTCGGAATCTGCCTTGGAATGCAGTTGGCAATCATCGAGTACGCACGCCATGTCATGGGGCTTTCTGATGCCAATTCTGCCGAATTCGATCCGCAGAGCACCAATCATGTTATTGACCTGATGCCGGAACAGAAAGATGTTGTTCAGCTTGGCGGAACCATGCGCCTCGGAAAATATCCCTGTAAGCTTTTGCCGGGTACGATGGCAAGTGAGCTTTATGACGGACAGTCTTTAATTTCTGAACGCCATCGTCATCGTTATGAGGTCAACAATGACTATCGTGAAGATATGGAAAAGCATGGCATGATTCTTTGTGGAAGAAGCCCTGACAATCATATCGTAGAAATGATGGAGTTGCCTAGAGATCAGCATCCTTATTATATTGGAGCGCAGTTCCACCCTGAGTTTAAATCTCGTCCAAATCGTCCGCATCCGTTATTCCAAGGCTTGATTAAAGCAGCAAAAGAACATCATAGGGCTGCTAAAAAATAA